The Streptomyces sp. NBC_00659 genomic interval GGGCGGGCGCGGCCGGGGCGCGGTCCCCAGGTCGGTACACGGGTGTGCCGGTAGACGTTGGGCGGCAGTTCCCAGGTCACGGGTTCGCGGCCGCTGCCGGTGAGCGAGACGATGTGGAAGTCGACCTCCGGCATGCCCTTGATCAGCTGGTCGCACCAGGTGCTGACCCCGCCGTGGACATGTGGGTAGGTGCCTTCGGTGAGCATGGTGACATGACGGCCTGTGCGCATCATGTGTGGTTCCCCCCTGGGACTGTTTCTTCGGAGAGCCCCCCGGCTCCCCGTCGCACGGCTCACGAGCGCGCCCCGGCCGGGTCGGGGCCGGGGTGCGCGTCGTGAGCCGCGGTACCGCCGTGCTTACGCGGGCAGGTTCAGCTTGACCGCGGACTGAAGGAGCTCCGGCTTGGTCCAGTCGTTGCGCGCTCCCGCGTACGGCGTGCCGAACGCGGTGGTGCCGACCAGGAGTTGCTTCTTGGTCCCCTCGGGCACGGTCACCGGGATGTCGGTCCCGGACGGGGCAGTGACGGTGACGGTGTTGCCGACGCGGTAGGCCGTGACCTTGCCGCTCGCCAGGGCCGTCTGCCAGGCGGTACGGCGCTGGAGTTCCGTGCCGATCGCGCTCTGGCGGGGGTTCTGCAGCGGGGTGTTGTCGGCGTAGATCGCCTTGTAGTCGGCGAGCACCTTGTCCAGGACCGGGTAGAGGACGCGGCCCTCGGCCAGGTTGGACTGGTGGACGTAGTGCGGACGCGGGTCGTTGCCGATGGCGTGCCCGAGCGCGGTGCGCGCCTCGGCCGGGACGATGTAGTCGGCGTAGCCGGTGGCCGCGTTCAGCGGGGCCGGCAGGCAGGTGGACGTCGCGTTGTTCTCGCACAGGCCGCTGCCGCCGGCGGCCTTCGAGGTGTAGATGAAGTTGTACTCGTCGGCCATCTCCTCGGGCGTGCCGGTGTTGTAGTAGATGTTCATCGGGTAGCGGGGGACGGTCATCACGCCGTTGCCGACCGAACGCTGCTCGGGCTCACGGGAGTTGTCGGACCCGGTCCACCTGACGCCGTTCTCGGACATGGCGCGAGCGAGGTTCGGGTTGTCGACGGGCTGCTGGGGCAGCGTCTTGAGGCCCGAGTGCTCGCCTGTCACCAGTTCGGTGCGGTCGATGGAGAGGCCGTGGGAGGACGCCCAGTTGTTGTTCTGCGAGATCTGCGCGGAGATGTCGGCCCGGCTCATGTACTTCGTCGAGCCGTCGGCGTTCTTCGAGCAGGTCCAGGGCACGGTCGTGGTGTCCTGGACGCAGCCGAGGAACGGGTGCGTGTAGGTGTGGTTCATCCAGCGGAACTTGGCCTTGTCGGCGAGCAGTCGCGTGGTGAGGGCGTCGGTGCCGCCGTTCTCGGCCTTCCACTCCTCGCCCGCGCCCGCGTTGAAGACCATGTCGAGCGTGAACCCGTGGTCGGCCTCCCACTGGGCGGCGTAGGCGGCGTCGGCCGCGGTCATCCGGATCGGCGTGGTGGTGTCCTCGCCGTTGCCGCCCGCGCAGTCGATGTCGCCCGGGGTGCAGTTGCGCTCGGAGTCCCAGCGGGCGTCGGGCGCGAAGACGTCGTCGACGTGGACGGCGAAGTAGTTCCTGGCCTGTCCGAGGTGCACTCCCTGGGTGAGCCATTCGACGATTCCGCGCGCCAGGACCTTGAACTGCTTCTGGTACTGGTTGTACGCGAAGGTCACCACGAGCTCGCGGCGCCCGTCGTGCTCGTACTGCCCGAGCATCGAGCCGCCGCTGGGCGCGTTCAGGTAGCTGGTGAACCCCTCCCTCGGGTGGGCCGCGTAGCCGTAGGTCTCCTGCACGGCCGGGTCGTTGTCCTCGAAGGTCAGCGGTCCGTCGAGGTAGCGGAACGGGCCGGTCGTGCCCGCCGCGGTGATCTGGGTGGTCTGGCCGTCCAGCACGCCGGACCAGCCGCCGTTCTGGTCGGTGTAGTCGAGACCGACCTCGGGGTGGGCCCAGGTGTAGGCGTCGACCTGCGGGATGCCGAACGTCTTCTCGTACGACTCCAGCGCGGTCTGTTCGGCCGAACCCGCGCCGAACGGAGCCTCGTTCGGCAGGACGACGCCCTGGTACTTGGCGCGCGGGACGCCGTTCACGGTGTCGCTCAGGAACGTCGCGTTGACGGTCGGGCGGTTCGTGTCGCCCAGGTTGACCGTGGTGTACGGGACACCGGAGTTCCTGAGCTCCGCGGTGATGGCTCCGACCTGGCCCGCGCCGTTGTCCACGACCAGGACCTTCAGGTCGATCCGCGGCGTGACCGCCGCGGACGCGCCGGGCGCCCCCATGCCCAGCGCAAGGAGTCCGGCGGCCCCCAGGACGGCAGCCGTCCCTCTCCACCGTTGCAGACTCTGTGCCATATGTAGCTTTCTCCCCCTCGAGCATCCCCCACGGGTGGAAACCATGGGGAATCTGTGGAAATCGTGCAAAGCAGTGGGCGATGTGCCCACTGAACACGATGAGTGTGTCTCAGGTCACCGGGAGTGAGGGGCGAAAATCCGACAAGCGCCACCTGTGGGTGAACGTCCGTAGGAATGAGCGAAACCCGACCCCGAGCGTAGGCTCGTCCCGGGTACTCGCCCGCCCTGCCAGGGGCCCCGGCAAGGACCGCCCCCGAGGACGGATCTAGGGTCAGCCGTCGGGCCCGGTCGACCCACCCCTTCTCGGCCACACACGAACCTTTCAATGGAAGCGGAGATCTCACCACCGTGACTGCTCTCACTCTCAGCACCGCCGCAGCGTCCGGGCTGCGGGCCGACGCGATCGTCGTCGGTGTCGCGAAGGGCCCCAAGGGCCCGGTCGTCGCACCGGGCGCCGAGTCCGTGGACAACGCCTACGACGGCGGGCTCGCCGGGATCCTCGAGACCCTCGGGGCCTCGGGATCCGAGGGCGAGGTGACCAAGCTGCCCGCGCCGTCCGGTTTCAAGGCCCCCGTCGTGGTGGCCGTCGGCCTGGGAGCCGTCCCCGGGGACGAGGCCGGCTACGACGCCGAGGCGCTGCGCCGCGCGGCCGGTGTCGCCGCCCGCGCGCTCGCCGGCGCCAAGAAGGCCGTGTTCGCGCTGCCGGTCTCGGACGCCGCCGACGCCGGTGCCGTCGCCGAGGGAGCCCGCCTGGGCGCGTACGGCTTCGACGCCTACAAGGAGACGGGCCGCAACGAGGCCGCCAAGGGCCGCAAGGGTCCGCTCGGCGAGGTGACCGTCCTCGGCGGCAAGCCCCGCGACGCCGCGTTCAAGGCCGCCCTCGCGCGCGCCACCGCCGTGACCGAGGAGCTCAACCGCGCCCGCGACCTCGTCAACACCCCGCCGAACGACCTCAACCCGGAGTCCTTCGCCGCCGTCGCCACCGCGGCCGGCAAGGAGCACGGCATCAAGGTGCAGGTGCTCGACGAGAAGGCCCTGGCCAAGGGCGGCTTCGGCGGCATCCTCGGCGTCGGCGCCGGAGCGGTCGCCGGTCCCCGCCTGGTGAAGCTGTCGTACACCTCCTCGAAGGCCGAGAAGCACCTCGCCTTCGTCGGCAAGGGCATCACCTACGACTCGGGCGGCATCTCGCTCAAGCCCGCCGGGCACAACGAGACGATGAAGTGCGACATGGCCGGCGCCGCCGCGGTCTTCGCCGCCGTGGTCACCGCCGCGCGCCTGGGTCTGGAGGTCAACGTCACCGGCTGGCTCGCGCTCGCCGAGAACATGCCGTCCGGCTCAGCCACCCGTCCGGGTGACGTGCTGCGCATGTACAGCGGCAAGACCGTCGAGGTCCTGAACACCGACGCCGAGGGCCGGCTGGTCCTGGCGGACGCGCTGTGGAAGGCCTCCGAGGAGAAGCCGGACGCGATCGTCGACGTGGCGACGCTGACCGGCGCGATGGTGCTGGCGCTCGGCAACCGCACCTTCGGCGTGATGGCCAACGACGACGCGTTCCGTGCCGCGATCGTCGAGGCCGCCGACGAGGTCGGCGAGGAGTCCTGGCCGATGCCGCTGCCCGAGCACCTGCGCAAGGGCATGGACTCCCCCACCGCCGACATCGCCAACATGGGCGAGCGCATGGGCGGCGGCCTCGTCGCCGGCCTGTTCCTGCAGGAGTTCGTGGGCGAGGGCATCACCTGGGCGCACCTGGACATCGCGGGCCCCGCGTTCAACGAGGCCGGCCCGTTCGGCTACACCCCCAAGGGCGGCACCGGTTCCGCGGTCCGCACCCTGGTCCGTCTCGCCGAGCTGACCGCGGCCGGCGATCTGGGCTGAGCCCTCGTACGACACGGCATACGGCCCCGGGCGTCCGCGCGCCCGGGGCCGCTCGTATGGCCGAACGGAGGTTTCGCCCTCGACGAAATCCGCAGGTTCACCCGGCTCCGCACCCCGTCGACGTGATGGATCAGACGTCCCACACACCGGCCCGGCGTCTCGCTCGCCCTCGACAAGTGCGAAGATGGGTTCTCGGCAGGACAGGGCCCCCACCACAGGGCCGTAGAAAGAGCGGCCGGACACCAGCCGACCGACCGGTCAACCGCCCGTAAGGGACAAAGGTGCCCGGCGTAACGGCGCACATGCATGGAGGACGTGACGTGGCGAACGACGCCAGCACCGTTTTCGACCTAGTGATCCTCGGCGGCGGTAGCGGCGGTTACGCCGCGGCGCTGCGCGGAGCGCAGTTGGGCCTGGACGTCGCCCTGATCGAGAAGGACAAGGTCGGCGGTACCTGCCTGCACCGTGGGTGCATCCCCACGAAGGCCCTGCTGCACGCGGGCGAGATCGCCGACCAGGCCCGCGAGAGCGCGCAGTTCGGCGTCAAGGCCACCTTCGAGGGCATCGACGTACCCGCCGTCCACAAGTACAAGGACGGCGTCGTCTCCGGCCTGTACAAGGGTCTGCAGGGTCTCATCGCGTCCCGCAAGGTGACGTACATCGAGGGTGAGGGCCGTCTGTCCTCCCCGACCTCCGTCGACGTGAACGGGCAGCGCGTCCAGGGCCGCCACGTGCTCCTCGCGACCGGCTCCGTGCCGAAGTCGCTGCCGGGCCTGGAGATCGACGGCAACCGCATCATCTCCTCGGACCACGCGCTCGTCCTGGACCGCGTGCCGCAGTCCGCGATCATCCTGGGCGGCGGCGTCATCGGCGTCGAGTTCGCCTCGGCGTGGAAGTCCTTCGGTGCCGAGGTGACCGTCATCGAGGGCCTCAAGCACCTCGTCCCGGTCGAGGACGAGAACTCCTCCAAGCTTCTCGAGCGCGCGTTCCGCAAGCGGGGCATCAAGTTCAACCTGGGCACCTTCTTCTCGAAGGCCGAGTACACCCAGAACGGTGTCAAGGTCACCCTC includes:
- a CDS encoding leucyl aminopeptidase is translated as MTALTLSTAAASGLRADAIVVGVAKGPKGPVVAPGAESVDNAYDGGLAGILETLGASGSEGEVTKLPAPSGFKAPVVVAVGLGAVPGDEAGYDAEALRRAAGVAARALAGAKKAVFALPVSDAADAGAVAEGARLGAYGFDAYKETGRNEAAKGRKGPLGEVTVLGGKPRDAAFKAALARATAVTEELNRARDLVNTPPNDLNPESFAAVATAAGKEHGIKVQVLDEKALAKGGFGGILGVGAGAVAGPRLVKLSYTSSKAEKHLAFVGKGITYDSGGISLKPAGHNETMKCDMAGAAAVFAAVVTAARLGLEVNVTGWLALAENMPSGSATRPGDVLRMYSGKTVEVLNTDAEGRLVLADALWKASEEKPDAIVDVATLTGAMVLALGNRTFGVMANDDAFRAAIVEAADEVGEESWPMPLPEHLRKGMDSPTADIANMGERMGGGLVAGLFLQEFVGEGITWAHLDIAGPAFNEAGPFGYTPKGGTGSAVRTLVRLAELTAAGDLG
- the lpdA gene encoding dihydrolipoyl dehydrogenase; translation: MANDASTVFDLVILGGGSGGYAAALRGAQLGLDVALIEKDKVGGTCLHRGCIPTKALLHAGEIADQARESAQFGVKATFEGIDVPAVHKYKDGVVSGLYKGLQGLIASRKVTYIEGEGRLSSPTSVDVNGQRVQGRHVLLATGSVPKSLPGLEIDGNRIISSDHALVLDRVPQSAIILGGGVIGVEFASAWKSFGAEVTVIEGLKHLVPVEDENSSKLLERAFRKRGIKFNLGTFFSKAEYTQNGVKVTLADGKEFEAEVLLVAVGRGPVSAGLGYEEQGVAMDRGYVLVDEYMRTNVPTISAVGDLVPTLQLAHVGFAEGMLVAERLAGLKTVPIDYDGVPRVTYCHPEVASVGITEAKAKEIYGADKVVALKYSLAGNGKSKILNTSGEIKLVQVKDGAVVGVHMVGDRMGEQVGEAQLIYNWEALPAEVAQLIHAHPTQNEALGEAHLALAGKPLHAHD